The genomic region TTCGATTACGGTCCTATTTATTCCAGTTTTGGTTACAATGAAGCGGAAGGAATTCGTTTGCGAGCGGGAGGAAGAACCTATTTTGGACCTAACGATCCATGGCGGATAGAAGGTTATACCGCATATGGGTTTAAGGATAAAAAATTTAAATACGGATTTTCTGGTAAATGGTTGTTGGATCGAAAAAATCGATTGATTTTATCTGGGGGAACACGCCGGGATATAGAGCAATTGGGTACCAGTCTTACTTCTTCATCTGATGTGTTGGGAAGAAGTTTTGCCTCTTCGGCCATATTTACGGCAGGTGCCAACAATACCCTTACAGACATTAACCTGACTACTTTTGGTATTGAGTACGAGATGTTCAAAAACTTTGTTGTTAAAACGGAGACCAATTTTAGAACGCTGCAATCGGCACTCCCAAACGATTTTAATTTAGACTATGTAGACCCTGAGGCTCCGGGAGGGATTTCCAGTGAAACCAAACAATTCGATGTTAATGTCTCCATAGACTTCACCCCCGGAAGAAAAACCACAGGATATGGAGTGGAAAGAAATAATGTAAACAGCAATTATGCACGTTTTTATGCGGTTTACACTGCAGGGCTGCAAGGTTTTTTAGAAAGTGATTTTAACTACGAGAAACTTCAGTTTTACTATCGTCAGCCGTTTCAGTTGGGTGGTTTGGGGCGCACTATAACAACTTTAGAAACCGGAAAAACCTTTGGGGCCGTCCCTTTAAGTTTATTGAGTCCGATTCCCGGTAACCAAACGTATTTTTCTATTTTTAATACCTTTCCCAACCTTAATTTCTACGAATTTGTAACCGATACATATGTGTCTGGACAAATAGAACATAATTTTAATGGGCGTTTGCTATCTAAAATTCCATTTTTAAAAAAATTGGATCTGCGGGAAATTGTGGGACTGCGTGGAGTCTGGGGAGAAATCTCAGACGAAAATATAGCTTTAAGTCAACCCGCTGGGGCAATTTTGCGGGCGCCTTCAGAAAACATCTATTATGAATATTCCTTTGGGATTGCCAATATTTTTAAATTACTGCGGATAGATTTTAACTTCCGAGGAAATTATTTGGACATTCCAGACGCCAGGCCGTTCTCCATCACGGGGAATTTGGAGTTTGTTTTTTAGAGGTAAGGTGATAAAGGTTTAAATAAGTAGTTTTGGTATTTCATCTTGAAAATAATTCGTGCTACCTATATCCTGAATTAAATTTTCAACATCCAGCCTCCGTGTTTAGGTTCCCTTATCGGTCTTAAAACATATTTCCTTCAACAAAAAACCTCTTTCATTGCTTTTAAAATAGGATTTCACTACTTTTGCACTCCATTTTAAAAAGAGTATTAAACAAATTCAGAAATTAAACATTCCGGATTTATAATTCAGAAATAAATGAGTTCAGATCAAATAGAATCTTTCGATGTGCTTATCGAGATCCCAAAAGGGAGTAGAAACAAATACGAGTACGATTTTAAATTGAAAAAAATTCGTTACGACCGTATGATTTTTTCTTCAATGATGTACCCAGCAGATTATGGTTTCGTTCCAGAAACTTTAGCGTTGGATGGAGATCCGTTAGATGTATTGGTATTGGTTACCGAACCAACTTTTCCAGGATGTGTTATGGAGGTAAAACCTATTGGGGTTTTCCATATGGAAGATGAAAAAGGACCCGATGAAAAAGTTATTTGCGTACCAGTTTCAGATCCTATTTGGAACCGTGTTAAAGATTTAAGCGAGTTAAATCCGCACCTTATCAAAGAAATTGAGCATTTTTTCCAAGTTTACAAAGACCTTGAGAAAAAGAAAGTTTCTATAGGAGGATGGGGTAATTTACAGGAGGCAAAAGAAATTGTTGCCAAATGTATCAACCGTTTTCAGGATAGCGATGTGCCGCGCGAAGAGGTGAGCATAGACTAAGAAAATACAATTTCATAAATTATACAAAGCAGTAACCAAAAGTTACTGCTTTTTTTATTCTATTGATTTGCTTACATTTATAAGAATTTATTATTAACTAACTTATACATATGAAATGCCACTCAGCACATTCTTCGCAAACAAGCCGTTGCAATATAGAGGTATTTTATAGAGTCTTTAAAAATCAAATAACAGTTTATTTATGAAATCAAACATTATTTATGTTCCAATTTTAATGGCCATTCTTGGCCTTATTTTTATGGGTATAAAAGCCGCTTGGGTAAAACGCCAACCCGCAGGGAACGAACGCATGCAATCTATTTCCAAAAGTATCAAAGAAGGAGCCTTGGCTTTTTTAAATGCAGAATATCGCCTTTTATTGGTTTTTGTTGTGATAGCCTCCATTGCTTTATTCGGAATTTCAATTTTAGTGGATACCACCAGTTGGATGATTGTTCCCGCTTTTATTATTGGTGCAGTTTTTTCGGCCTTAGCTGGAAATATTGGAATGAGGATCGCTACGGAAGCCAATGCAAGAACTACGGAAGCCGCAAAGACAAGTTTGCCCCAGGCACTAAAGGTGTCCTTTGGTGGAGGAACAGTTATGGGGCTTGGAGTAGCCGGACTAGCGGTTTTAGGTTTGAGCTTGTTCTTTATAATTTTTACAAGTCAGTTTTTAGGAATATCAAGTAGTTTTTATGATGATATGACGGTAGTTCTGGAAGCTTTGGCTGGATTCTCCTTGGGTGCCGAGTCCATTGCGCTTTTTGCACGTGTAGGAGGGGGTATTTACACCAAGGCTGCCGATGTTGGGGCCGATCTGGTAGGGAAAGTGGAAGCTGGAATACCAGAAGACGATCCTAGAAATCCTGCGACGATAGCAGATAATGTTGGGGATAATGTTGGGGATGTAGCTGGAATGGGAGCCGATCTATTTGGTTCTTATGTAGCAACAGTACTAGCGGCCATGGTTTTGGGTAATTATGTTATTCGGGACATGAGCATCGATGCTCCTTTTACAGACGATTTTAATAATATGGGTCCGATTCTCTTGCCTCTGGTTATTGCGGGAATTGGAATTTTAGCTTCCATTATTGGTACGTTTTTGGTGAAAATATCTTCCAATGAGGCTAGAGAACCACAGGTACAAAAGGCTCTTGATTTAGGGAATTGGGTTGCAATTATAATAACCTTGATAGCTAGTTATTTCTTGATAGATTATATGCTTCCTGAAGTAATGAACATGAAGTTTTTTGGAAATGATTATACAGTGGCTATTCCTTCCATAAATGTTTTTTGGTCTGCTTGTATAGGATTGGCCGTAGGAGCATTGATATCTTATGTTACTTCTTTTTATACCAGTTTGGGTAAAAAACCAGTGTTAGATATTGTTCAAAACAGTTCTACTGGTGCGGCCACCAATATTATTGCTGGTCTGGCCGTTGGGATGAAGTCTACCTTTTGGTCGGTTCTGTTATTTGCTGCGGCTATTTATGGATCTTATGAATTGGCTGGTTTTTATGGTGTAGCGCTCGCAGCTTCTGCAATGATGGCCACTACGGCCATGCAATTGGCTATTGATGCTTTTGGACCCATTGCGGATAATGCCGGTGGTGTTGCAGAAATGAGTGAATGTGAACCAGAAGTGCGTGAACGAACTGATATTTTAGATTCGGTAGGGAACACCACTGCAGCTGTGGGTAAAGGTTTTGCCATTGCCTCTGCGGCTTTAACAGCTTTAGCTTTATTTGCGGCTTATGTAACATTTACGGGAATCGATGGTATTAATATTTTTAAGGCGGATGTGTTGGCAGCACTTTTTGTAGGTGGCATGATCCCTGTTGTTTTTTCTGCATTAGCTATGAAATCTGTAGGAAAAGCGGCCATGGAAATGGTACAAGAAGTACGTAGGCAATTTAAGGAGATTCCAGGGATTTTAGAAGGCACAGCCAAACCTCAATATGGAAGATGTGTTGAAATATCAACCAAAGCGGCATTGAGGGAAATGCTGTTGCCAGGGTTGTTAACTATTATTACCCCCATTATCATCGGACTCGTATTCGGGGCGGAACCCTTGGGAGGTTATATGGCCGGGGTTTGTGTGTCGGGAGTAATGTGGGCAATATTTCAAAATAATGCTGGTGGAGCGTGGGATAATGCCAAAAAATCGTTTGAAGCCGGAGTGGAAATAAATGGGGAAATGACTTTCAAAGGGTCAGAAGCTCATAAGGCCGCTGTTACCGGAGATACGGTTGGAGATCCTTTCAAGGATACTTCAGGTCCTTCCATGAATATCCTTATAAAACTTACGTGTTTGGTTGGCTTGGTAATTGCACCAATTTTAGGAGGTCATTCTTCCGAGACAATGGTTGCCAATTCCAAAGAAATCATTCAGAAGGAAATAACAATAAAATCGAATGCTACAGAATTCGAATCTGCCAGAGCGGTTATTACCACCTCTAAAATGGTAGATGGGAAATTGGTTACTGAAGAAAAAGTAATTGAAGGAACCCCTGCAGAAATCGAAGCACAAATTAAGAAGCTGAAAAGTAAAGAGTAAGTATTATATGTTTTTTATGATTGTAATGTATTGTAAATCAAAATAATATATTTAAATTTGTAATGAAACTGTTACTTGTGTTTAGAGTAGGATGCAAGTAACTTGGGGTAGTTTTGAGAAGCTAAAAACGTTTTTTTAATGTTTTTAGCTTCTTTTTTAATTGAAACCAATGTGTTTGTTTGAATAATCTCGACCGTCAGCGTCGGAGTCTTTATGAATTTTTTTTCTGTCCAAATTTCAAAAGCCGTAGTCTATCAAAATGTATTGGTTTTAAAATTCCGTTTCATTAATTTTTCATTTTTCAACCTTTAAAAGTACGTTTTTAAGTACTTTTTGAGTATTTTTGTGTTATGGAAGTAGTTAATTATACAGATTTTAGATCGAATTTAAAGCATTGGTTTGATAAAGTGATCAACGATGTTAGTGATATCGTAATCAAGCGTAAAGGAGGTAAAGACCTCGTGCTAATTTCTTTAGACGAATACAATTCGTTAAAGGAAACCACCTATTTATTAACAGGAAAGAATAGAGACGTTCTTTTAAATTCCATAAAAGAATTAGAAGCTGGGGATGGTATTGAAAAAGATTTGGCTGAATAATGAAGTTGATATGGTCTATTACTGCTTGGAATGATTATTTATATTGGCAAAAAGTAGATAGAAAAACGGTGAAGCGCATTAATGAACTCGTGAAGAGTTGCATTCGAACCCCGTTTGAAGGGATCGGCAAGCCCGAAGCCTTAAAAGGCGATTTGCAGGGCTATTGGTCCAGGCGAATCACTTCAGAACATCGGTTGGTATATAAGTTTACGAACGAAAGTCTGTGGATTGCGGCCTGTCGCTATCATTATGGTAAATAGAAAAGTTCTTATCGTTCAAATTTTCAACACTTCAATATTTAATGCCTAAAACAATCCGTTTATTTCGGCGTCTATTTTGTTAATGATTTCCCCTAAATCTTCTGGATTGTCCACGAAATTATATTTATCCACATCGATAACCAAAAGTTTTCCTTTGTCGTAACCGTGGATAAAGGCCTCATAGCGCTCATTAAGACGGCTTAAATAATCGATGGAGATTGAATTTTCATATTCGCGGCCGCGCTTGTGAATTTGGTTTACTAAATTGGGGATAGAGCTTCTTAGGTAAATTAAAAGATCGGGAGACTGCACCAAGCTTTCCATAAGGTTAAAAAGTGAAGTGTAGTTTTTAAAATCCCTATTGGTCATTAAACCCATTGAATGTAAGTTGGGAGCAAAAATATAGGCATCTTCATAGATCGTTCTATCCTGAATTATTTTTTTACCGCTTTCCCGAATTTCCAAGATTTGTCTAAACCGACTGTTTAAGAAGTAAATTTGCAGGTTAAAACTCCAACGTTCCATCTGATTGTAAAAATCATCTAAATATGGATTGTCTACAACATCTTCAAAATGAGGTTCCCATTTAAAATGTTTGGAGAGAAGTCTGGTTAAGGTCGTTTTTCCGGCGCCAATATTACCTGCAATTGCAACGTGCATGGGTGAGTTTGTTTTTATTGATAATAACTTCGGTAAAGATACAAGTTATGATGGTTTGATGAAAAATAATTTCCTGTACTGCTCTAAAAATAATTAATTAAGAGTGCTTGTCTAAAAACTGCTAGCTACTATATTGCTATTTGCCTTGTAATAGCCAAAGGTTGTTGGATTTTGGAAAGCGGAAAATGGCGATAATGAGAATGAAATAATAAGAAGGGTTAAATAAAAATGGCCAAACATTTTTCAATTTCAATCTTATTCTTACATTTGTATCCAGAATTTTGAGGAAAGATTTGACTGATTGCCACCTCATAAAAAAAGAGCTAAAGCAGTGATAAACTTCTTTAGGCGCGCCTGTCAAAATTCTTTTTCCTCTTTCAAGTATAGAAACAACGGTTTATGGCATATTTATTTACATCGGAGTCTGTTAGTGAAGGACATCCTGATAAAATAGCAGATCAAATTAGCGATGCGCTTTTAGATAATTTTTTAGCTTTCGATCCAGAGAGTAAAGTAGCTTGCGAAACATTAGTTACCACGGGTCAAGTTGTACTTGCCGGAGAGGTAAAGAGCGCTACGTATTTAGACGTGCAGTCTTTGGCTCGGGAGGTGATCAATAAAATTGGGTATACCAAAGGTGCGTATCAATTTAGTGGAGATTCTTGTGGGGTAATCTCTTTAATCCACGAGCAATCCCAAGATATCAACCAAGGTGTAGATAGAGCTTCAAAAGAAGAGCAGGGAGCAGGAGATCAAGGAATGATGTTCGGTTATGCCACCAACGAAACTGAGAATTACATGCCTTTGGCGTTAGATATTTCCCATAAAATTTTAATGGAATTGGCCAATCTACGTAAAGAAGAAAAAGAAATAACTTATTTGCGTCCCGATGCCAAAGCACAAGTTACCATAGAATATTCTGATGAAAATGTGCCACAACGCATAGACACCATTGTTATTTCTACACAACATGATCCTTTTGATGCCGATGATGAAAAAATGTTGGCACAAATTAAAAAGGATGTTTTAGAAATTTTGATGCCTCGCGTAATTGCCCAATTACCGGAGTACGTTCAGAAATTGTTCCAAGGGGCGATTAAATATCACATCAATCCAACTGGAAAGTTTGTAATTGGTGGTCCTCACGGAGATAGCGGTCTTACGGGAAGAAAGATTATTGTAGATACTTATGGAGGTAAAGGTGCCCACGGTGGTGGTGCTTTTAGCGGAAAAGACCCTAGTAAAGTAGACCGAAGTGCAGCTTATGCAGCGAGGCACATTGCAAAAAATCTGGTAGCAGCTGGGGTAGCCGATGAGGTTTTGGTACAGGTTAGTTATGCTATTGGCGTTGTAGAGCCTACATCCATTTTTGTTAATACCTACGGAAGTTCCAAGGTGGATTTAAAGGATGGTGAAATCGCTAAAAAAGTAGCACAGCTTTTCGACATGCGTCCTTTTGCTATTGAAGATCGTCTCAAACTTCGAAATCCAATTTATTTGGAGTCTGCCGCCTACGGGCATATGGGTAAACAACCACAAACTGTTACAAAAGTTTTTGAATCTCCATACAACGGTAGAATTGAACGTGAAGTTGAATTGTTTACTTGGGAGAAATTGGATTTTGTAGATAAAGTAAAGGAAACTTTTTCTTTGTAGGAAGATTTCTAAAGTATCGTTTGGAAAATCAAATATATTTTCTGAATCTTTGGAGTCAGACATTTTAGGAGTTTTTCAGTAAAAAATGTAATAAAAACACCCACCTAGTGGGAAGTTCATAAATAAATTGTTAATGTTATCAAGAAAGGCGGAGGGAATAGACCTGTCGATGCCTTAGCAACCCTTTATCTGTAAAGAAGGTGCTACATTCTACCACGGGAATTTGTGGATAGATAACAAGAATTTTATTCTTACGCGTTTACGCTTTTCTTGCTAACATTTATGAGTCGATATATAAGTTCGACGAAAAATAAATTAAAAATCTAAAGAAATGAGTAAACAAAAATTTTCAACAAACGCATTGCATGCCGGACATGATGTAAAAAATAACGCCGGTACAAGAGCCGTTCCTATTTATCAAACATCTTCCTATGTTTTTAACAACGCAGAGCATGCGGCCAATCTCTTTAACTTATCTGAGCCTGGATTTATTTATACAAGATTAAATAACCCAACCAACGATGTTTTGGAGCAGCGATTAGCTGCCCTAGATGGTGGGATTGCAGCCGTGGTTACCGCGTCTGGAACCGCTGCTATTTCTACGGCTCTTTTAACCATGTTAAAATCGGGTGATCATATAGTTGCGTCGAGCAGTCTTTATGGCGGAACCTATAATTTGCTTAGCAATACTTTGCCACGGTTAGGTATTACAACTACGTTTGTGGATCCAGATGATGCTACTAACTTTCAAACGGCCGTCCAAGAAAATACTCGCGCTATTTTTATAGAATCCCTCGGGAACCCGAAGTTGGATGTATTGGATATTAAAGCCATTTCCGCGGAAGCTAAAAAAGCAGAAATACCTTTGATAGTTGATAATACGGTAGCTACTTCTTTTCTAGTAAAACCTATTGAGCATGGTGCAAATATTGTGATTCATTCATTAACCAAGTATATCTGCGGAAATGGAACTTCATTGGGAGGTGTCATTGTAGACGCTGGGACTTTCAATTGGGGCAATGGGAAATTTCCTGAGTTTACCGAGCCTTCGCCAAGTTATCACGGATTGGTGTATCACGAGGTGTTAAAAGAAGCTGCCTTTATCGCTAAAGTAAGGATTGAAGGTTTACGCGATTTCGGTGCGGCTCTTAGTCCGCTAAATGCTTTTCAAATTTTACAAGGGTTGGAAACGCTTCCAATTCGTATTAAAAAACACAGTGAAAATGCATTAGCTCTTGCAGAATGGTTGCAGGATCAACCGGAAGTGGCGTGGGTTAAATATCCGGGACTAAAAGGGGATAAATATAAAAAATTGGCTGATGAATACTTGCCAGAAGGAAAAAGCGGACTGGTAACTTTTGGGATTGATGGAGGTTACGAATCTGCCAAAATAGTGGCCGATAACACTAAAGTATTTTCTTTGCTGGCCAATATTGGAGACACAAAATCTTTAATTATTCATCCAGCCAGTACTACGCACCAACAGTTGGCAGACGAAGCGCAATTATCCACCGGGGTTACCAAAGATTTAATTAGGCTCTCGGTAGGTCTGGAAGACCTCGAAGACTTAAAAGCTGACTTAAAAC from Galbibacter sp. BG1 harbors:
- a CDS encoding Txe/YoeB family addiction module toxin, which codes for MKLIWSITAWNDYLYWQKVDRKTVKRINELVKSCIRTPFEGIGKPEALKGDLQGYWSRRITSEHRLVYKFTNESLWIAACRYHYGK
- a CDS encoding inorganic diphosphatase, with the protein product MSSDQIESFDVLIEIPKGSRNKYEYDFKLKKIRYDRMIFSSMMYPADYGFVPETLALDGDPLDVLVLVTEPTFPGCVMEVKPIGVFHMEDEKGPDEKVICVPVSDPIWNRVKDLSELNPHLIKEIEHFFQVYKDLEKKKVSIGGWGNLQEAKEIVAKCINRFQDSDVPREEVSID
- a CDS encoding sodium-translocating pyrophosphatase — protein: MKSNIIYVPILMAILGLIFMGIKAAWVKRQPAGNERMQSISKSIKEGALAFLNAEYRLLLVFVVIASIALFGISILVDTTSWMIVPAFIIGAVFSALAGNIGMRIATEANARTTEAAKTSLPQALKVSFGGGTVMGLGVAGLAVLGLSLFFIIFTSQFLGISSSFYDDMTVVLEALAGFSLGAESIALFARVGGGIYTKAADVGADLVGKVEAGIPEDDPRNPATIADNVGDNVGDVAGMGADLFGSYVATVLAAMVLGNYVIRDMSIDAPFTDDFNNMGPILLPLVIAGIGILASIIGTFLVKISSNEAREPQVQKALDLGNWVAIIITLIASYFLIDYMLPEVMNMKFFGNDYTVAIPSINVFWSACIGLAVGALISYVTSFYTSLGKKPVLDIVQNSSTGAATNIIAGLAVGMKSTFWSVLLFAAAIYGSYELAGFYGVALAASAMMATTAMQLAIDAFGPIADNAGGVAEMSECEPEVRERTDILDSVGNTTAAVGKGFAIASAALTALALFAAYVTFTGIDGINIFKADVLAALFVGGMIPVVFSALAMKSVGKAAMEMVQEVRRQFKEIPGILEGTAKPQYGRCVEISTKAALREMLLPGLLTIITPIIIGLVFGAEPLGGYMAGVCVSGVMWAIFQNNAGGAWDNAKKSFEAGVEINGEMTFKGSEAHKAAVTGDTVGDPFKDTSGPSMNILIKLTCLVGLVIAPILGGHSSETMVANSKEIIQKEITIKSNATEFESARAVITTSKMVDGKLVTEEKVIEGTPAEIEAQIKKLKSKE
- the metK gene encoding methionine adenosyltransferase, coding for MAYLFTSESVSEGHPDKIADQISDALLDNFLAFDPESKVACETLVTTGQVVLAGEVKSATYLDVQSLAREVINKIGYTKGAYQFSGDSCGVISLIHEQSQDINQGVDRASKEEQGAGDQGMMFGYATNETENYMPLALDISHKILMELANLRKEEKEITYLRPDAKAQVTIEYSDENVPQRIDTIVISTQHDPFDADDEKMLAQIKKDVLEILMPRVIAQLPEYVQKLFQGAIKYHINPTGKFVIGGPHGDSGLTGRKIIVDTYGGKGAHGGGAFSGKDPSKVDRSAAYAARHIAKNLVAAGVADEVLVQVSYAIGVVEPTSIFVNTYGSSKVDLKDGEIAKKVAQLFDMRPFAIEDRLKLRNPIYLESAAYGHMGKQPQTVTKVFESPYNGRIEREVELFTWEKLDFVDKVKETFSL
- a CDS encoding O-acetylhomoserine aminocarboxypropyltransferase/cysteine synthase family protein, which gives rise to MSKQKFSTNALHAGHDVKNNAGTRAVPIYQTSSYVFNNAEHAANLFNLSEPGFIYTRLNNPTNDVLEQRLAALDGGIAAVVTASGTAAISTALLTMLKSGDHIVASSSLYGGTYNLLSNTLPRLGITTTFVDPDDATNFQTAVQENTRAIFIESLGNPKLDVLDIKAISAEAKKAEIPLIVDNTVATSFLVKPIEHGANIVIHSLTKYICGNGTSLGGVIVDAGTFNWGNGKFPEFTEPSPSYHGLVYHEVLKEAAFIAKVRIEGLRDFGAALSPLNAFQILQGLETLPIRIKKHSENALALAEWLQDQPEVAWVKYPGLKGDKYKKLADEYLPEGKSGLVTFGIDGGYESAKIVADNTKVFSLLANIGDTKSLIIHPASTTHQQLADEAQLSTGVTKDLIRLSVGLEDLEDLKADLKQAFEHIKK
- a CDS encoding deoxynucleoside kinase, with product MHVAIAGNIGAGKTTLTRLLSKHFKWEPHFEDVVDNPYLDDFYNQMERWSFNLQIYFLNSRFRQILEIRESGKKIIQDRTIYEDAYIFAPNLHSMGLMTNRDFKNYTSLFNLMESLVQSPDLLIYLRSSIPNLVNQIHKRGREYENSISIDYLSRLNERYEAFIHGYDKGKLLVIDVDKYNFVDNPEDLGEIINKIDAEINGLF
- a CDS encoding type II toxin-antitoxin system Phd/YefM family antitoxin, whose product is MEVVNYTDFRSNLKHWFDKVINDVSDIVIKRKGGKDLVLISLDEYNSLKETTYLLTGKNRDVLLNSIKELEAGDGIEKDLAE